In Luteolibacter sp. Y139, the following proteins share a genomic window:
- a CDS encoding methyltransferase domain-containing protein — protein sequence MTDWDERWRQGDTPWDKGYAAPPLSEYLESGATELHRARRVLVPGCGSGHDVRELSSRGIGATGLDLSAAAVERARSETPAGREDYVDGDLFDAEWRIGREFDAVWEHTCFCAIDPSMRPAYAKAMAEILPTGGHLVGVFFLTPRDPGDPGEGPPFGASREEIEALFAPWFVLKSGRVPDRAYPGREGREWLAVLERRANPGVAEAAPSV from the coding sequence ATGACTGACTGGGACGAGCGCTGGCGACAGGGCGACACGCCGTGGGACAAGGGCTACGCCGCGCCGCCGCTCAGCGAGTATCTGGAATCCGGCGCCACGGAGCTGCACCGCGCCCGGCGGGTGCTGGTGCCGGGCTGCGGTAGCGGGCATGACGTGCGCGAACTTTCGAGCCGTGGAATCGGGGCGACGGGCCTGGATCTCTCGGCGGCGGCCGTGGAGCGGGCCCGCAGCGAAACTCCGGCCGGTCGCGAGGACTACGTGGACGGCGATCTCTTCGATGCGGAATGGCGGATCGGGCGTGAATTCGACGCGGTGTGGGAGCACACGTGTTTCTGCGCAATCGATCCCTCGATGCGCCCGGCGTATGCCAAGGCGATGGCGGAAATCCTGCCGACGGGCGGGCATCTGGTCGGCGTGTTTTTCCTGACGCCGCGGGACCCCGGCGATCCCGGGGAAGGCCCGCCGTTTGGGGCTTCCCGGGAGGAAATCGAGGCCCTGTTTGCCCCGTGGTTCGTGCTGAAAAGCGGGCGGGTGCCGGATCGGGCCTATCCCGGCAGGGAAGGACGGGAATGGCTGGCGGTGTTAGAGCGCCGCGCGAACCCCGGAGTTGCGGAGGCGGCTCCTTCTGTATAA
- a CDS encoding S1C family serine protease translates to MTDYSSGLLLGAFTGLLLLFSTQAEAARPYIDDKKAPENRHDLEVIQKHLMDTLPAARKATVCIDLGDGSGSGVVVSPEGLILTAAHVTGGVGKEFTVIFEDGKKVKAESMGVISTTDCAMARITEHGTWPYVEIDRDDSSKLGDWVYSLGHSGGFDKERGVNVRLGRLVQVKDSTVQSDCSLIGGDSGGPLFDLNGKLIGIHSRVGQRTQENMHVPVREFLKNWDALQKSEFVGDGPFAKRPEKGKGFLGIGTEPRAEGGLSVHKVGRESPAEKAGLKAGDVLLKMDGVDLKTKEQFQDLLKEKAPDDRVALELLREGKTETLTLRLGER, encoded by the coding sequence ATGACGGATTACTCCTCTGGCCTGCTGCTTGGCGCGTTCACCGGTTTGCTGTTGTTGTTTTCAACGCAAGCCGAGGCTGCCCGGCCCTATATCGATGACAAGAAGGCGCCGGAGAACCGCCATGACCTGGAGGTGATCCAGAAGCATCTGATGGACACCCTGCCTGCGGCTCGCAAGGCGACGGTGTGCATCGACCTCGGCGACGGCTCCGGCAGCGGGGTGGTGGTGTCCCCGGAAGGGCTGATCCTCACCGCCGCGCACGTGACCGGCGGGGTGGGGAAGGAATTCACCGTGATTTTCGAAGACGGCAAGAAGGTGAAGGCCGAGTCGATGGGAGTGATTTCCACCACCGACTGCGCGATGGCGCGGATCACCGAGCACGGCACCTGGCCGTATGTGGAGATCGACCGTGATGATTCCTCGAAGCTCGGCGACTGGGTGTATTCGCTCGGTCACTCCGGCGGCTTCGACAAGGAGCGCGGCGTGAACGTGCGCCTCGGCCGGCTGGTACAGGTGAAGGATTCCACGGTGCAGTCGGATTGCTCGCTGATCGGCGGCGATTCAGGCGGCCCGCTATTCGACCTGAATGGCAAGCTGATCGGCATCCATTCACGCGTCGGCCAGCGCACGCAGGAGAACATGCACGTGCCGGTGCGCGAGTTCCTGAAGAACTGGGATGCGCTGCAGAAGAGCGAATTCGTCGGCGATGGTCCCTTCGCGAAGAGGCCGGAAAAAGGGAAGGGATTCCTGGGGATCGGCACCGAGCCGCGGGCCGAGGGCGGCCTGAGCGTGCACAAGGTGGGCCGGGAATCTCCTGCGGAAAAGGCCGGCCTGAAGGCGGGCGATGTCTTGCTCAAGATGGACGGCGTGGACCTGAAAACGAAGGAACAGTTCCAGGATTTGCTGAAGGAGAAGGCGCCCGATGACCGGGTGGCCCTCGAACTGCTCCGTGAGGGCAAGACCGAAACTCTCACCCTGCGACTTGGTGAACGCTAA
- a CDS encoding DUF1801 domain-containing protein has translation MPARKIDETPKPAVRKAARRTATQGQAATALPESMTTGKASSAKAAAGDKPVFAYIASLPQPQRGIAESIDALAAKTLPNLERSVKWGMAYYGVGDGWCFSCGGFASHVKLMFINGEALKPVPPVTPVAMGKATRGVELQTLDDLDERQIAEWMKQVTSVPGLGGKKR, from the coding sequence ATGCCCGCTCGCAAGATAGACGAGACCCCCAAGCCCGCAGTCCGGAAAGCGGCCAGGCGCACGGCGACACAAGGCCAAGCCGCGACGGCGCTGCCGGAGTCCATGACCACCGGCAAGGCAAGCTCCGCGAAGGCGGCAGCCGGTGACAAACCGGTCTTCGCCTACATCGCCAGCCTGCCGCAGCCACAGCGCGGCATCGCCGAAAGCATCGATGCCCTAGCGGCCAAGACGCTGCCGAATCTGGAGCGTTCCGTGAAGTGGGGCATGGCCTACTATGGCGTCGGCGATGGCTGGTGCTTCTCCTGCGGCGGCTTCGCCAGTCACGTCAAACTCATGTTCATCAACGGCGAGGCTCTCAAGCCAGTGCCGCCGGTGACACCGGTGGCGATGGGCAAGGCCACGCGCGGCGTGGAGCTTCAAACCTTGGACGACCTAGACGAGCGCCAGATCGCGGAGTGGATGAAACAAGTCACCTCCGTGCCCGGTCTCGGAGGCAAGAAGCGCTAG
- a CDS encoding S1C family serine protease produces MNAKSIAFIVLLATRMATAAQTLETTYRTNGATVQATFESVRAVLQDCSAVIQRGRTEIAYGTVMSADGFILTKASEIGDGNGITVTVGEKVYPDPELVSTDPTWDVTLLKIPASDLKPVSLALDQPDPARGTWVIANGATTRIHRRVQIGIIAATAREIPHEGGPVLGVAFEEKSKKLVVTQVAEKSGAATAGVEKDDVLLRADGEEIASAEVLGDIIGKHHVGDQVTLTVERAGKTMEMKIELKGRVDVFGDNPDEMSRNDMMSGRFSERRSGFPRVIQHDIIADRQRIGGPVLDLDGRCLGMNIARANRAETFAIPASDLKSLADRLISQAK; encoded by the coding sequence GTGAACGCTAAATCCATCGCCTTCATCGTGCTGCTGGCCACCCGGATGGCCACGGCGGCGCAGACGCTCGAAACGACCTACCGCACGAACGGCGCGACCGTTCAGGCGACCTTCGAGTCCGTGCGCGCGGTGCTGCAGGATTGCAGCGCCGTGATTCAGCGCGGGCGGACGGAGATCGCCTACGGCACGGTGATGTCCGCCGATGGCTTCATCCTCACGAAGGCCAGCGAGATCGGCGATGGGAATGGCATCACGGTCACCGTGGGCGAAAAAGTTTATCCCGATCCAGAACTGGTTTCCACCGATCCTACCTGGGACGTGACGCTGCTGAAGATCCCGGCTTCGGACCTCAAGCCGGTTTCCCTGGCGCTCGATCAGCCTGATCCTGCCCGTGGCACGTGGGTGATCGCCAATGGCGCGACCACGCGGATCCACCGCCGCGTGCAGATCGGTATCATCGCCGCCACTGCCCGTGAGATTCCCCACGAGGGAGGACCGGTGCTCGGCGTCGCCTTCGAGGAAAAGAGCAAGAAGCTCGTCGTCACCCAGGTCGCTGAAAAGAGCGGTGCCGCGACTGCTGGCGTTGAGAAGGATGATGTGCTCCTGCGGGCCGATGGCGAGGAGATCGCCAGCGCGGAAGTGCTGGGCGATATCATCGGCAAGCACCACGTGGGCGATCAGGTCACCCTGACCGTCGAGCGCGCGGGCAAGACGATGGAGATGAAGATCGAGCTGAAGGGACGCGTGGATGTCTTCGGCGACAACCCGGATGAGATGAGCCGGAATGACATGATGAGCGGCCGTTTCTCCGAGCGCCGCAGTGGTTTCCCGCGGGTCATTCAGCACGATATCATTGCGGACCGCCAGCGGATCGGCGGCCCGGTGCTGGATCTCGACGGCCGTTGCCTCGGAATGAACATCGCCCGCGCGAATCGCGCCGAGACGTTTGCGATTCCGGCGAGTGATTTGAAGAGCCTGGCGGACCGGCTGATTTCGCAGGCGAAGTGA
- a CDS encoding ATP-grasp domain-containing protein, with product MLPLASIIRSNMIALSEASPQVPDSASLRDITLATEAARFAGWQVYSIPQDLPEGVSADDAMWHIPRQPEIVPGVWIGYIPLPSHYEQIYEAALSRNIRLLNSPGQYRRAEEFDRFYPFIEDLTAESRCVSSMAECEEAAQQLGYPVFLKGTIQSHKAKGIGSCVAHDAEQLATIATALLSSHRRSLGTVIVRKLLDLRYSRIGPGGFPFGREYRVFVHAGHVVGLGYYWEGEDELASLDASERDQVTRLALEAFRRLEVPYLTVDIGQTKQGDWRVIEVGDGQFSGLSQIPVHQLWARLTEVVRSA from the coding sequence TTGCTGCCGCTAGCCTCGATCATTCGCTCTAACATGATCGCCCTCAGCGAAGCATCACCCCAGGTTCCCGACTCCGCCAGTTTGAGGGACATCACCCTCGCCACCGAAGCGGCGCGTTTCGCCGGATGGCAGGTGTATTCCATCCCTCAGGATCTACCCGAGGGCGTCAGCGCGGACGACGCGATGTGGCACATCCCTCGCCAGCCCGAAATCGTTCCCGGAGTGTGGATCGGCTACATTCCGCTGCCGTCCCACTACGAGCAAATCTACGAAGCCGCGCTGAGCCGCAATATCCGCCTGCTCAATTCACCGGGCCAATACCGCCGGGCGGAAGAGTTCGACCGCTTCTATCCCTTCATCGAGGATCTCACCGCGGAGAGCCGGTGCGTTTCTAGCATGGCCGAGTGTGAGGAAGCCGCGCAACAGCTTGGCTATCCGGTCTTCCTCAAAGGCACCATCCAATCGCATAAGGCGAAAGGCATCGGATCTTGTGTGGCGCACGACGCTGAACAGCTCGCCACCATCGCCACCGCCTTGCTATCCAGCCATCGGCGCTCGCTGGGAACGGTCATCGTGCGAAAGCTTCTGGATCTGCGCTACAGCCGGATCGGCCCCGGGGGATTTCCCTTCGGACGCGAGTATCGCGTTTTCGTCCATGCCGGCCACGTCGTGGGACTCGGCTACTATTGGGAAGGCGAGGATGAACTGGCCTCACTCGATGCGTCCGAACGCGACCAAGTCACCCGCCTCGCCCTTGAAGCGTTCCGTCGGCTGGAAGTCCCCTACCTCACGGTGGACATCGGCCAGACCAAGCAAGGCGATTGGAGGGTGATTGAGGTGGGCGACGGGCAATTCTCCGGCTTGAGCCAGATCCCGGTTCACCAGCTATGGGCGCGGCTGACCGAAGTGGTGCGCTCAGCCTAG
- a CDS encoding cryptochrome/photolyase family protein encodes MAPPYRLAIHWFRRDLRISDNTALYHAAAAAGAVVPVYVLSDWKKRHLWTGEKRQIFLCRCLESLGKDLESIGGRLIFRSGSAEAELENLVKKTGADAIFYNRDPDPFGREAEKRVEAMAARLGIACHGHHDVTLHGPEEVLTKEGKPYRVYTPYSRNWLSLEKPAPLPKPKALHTPAKIPSLPLPGNSHWGWKNPDADLVEAGEHAAHQRLKTAISKRLATYGETRDIPSVPGTSRLSQDLRFGLLSPRTIYAETSKAMAKSKSASARSGMEKFIKELAWREFYMALLWHFPNVLHEEFNPDWRGLWWAEPDENFEAWKEGRTGFPIVDAGMRELLATGFMHNRVRMITAMFLTKDLHIDWRLGEQHFMQHLIDGEIASNNGGWQWSAGTGADAAPYFRIQNPWSQAKRYDPDGIYTKRWIPELAKVPAEKLLAPPKDGQPIAPGYPVPCVDHSAERDRTLAIFKKHRRR; translated from the coding sequence ATGGCTCCCCCGTACCGCCTTGCGATCCACTGGTTCCGCCGCGATCTCCGGATCTCCGACAATACGGCTCTGTACCATGCGGCAGCCGCCGCCGGAGCTGTGGTCCCAGTCTACGTCCTGAGCGATTGGAAGAAGCGCCACCTGTGGACGGGGGAAAAACGGCAGATTTTCCTGTGCCGCTGCCTTGAATCGCTGGGGAAGGATTTGGAATCGATCGGCGGGCGGCTGATCTTCCGGAGCGGTTCTGCCGAGGCGGAGTTGGAAAATTTAGTAAAGAAGACCGGAGCGGACGCCATTTTTTACAACCGCGACCCCGATCCCTTCGGCCGGGAGGCGGAAAAGAGGGTCGAGGCCATGGCCGCCCGGCTTGGAATCGCCTGTCATGGCCACCACGACGTCACCCTTCACGGCCCGGAAGAAGTCCTGACGAAGGAGGGCAAGCCCTACCGGGTCTACACCCCCTATTCGAGAAACTGGCTTTCCTTGGAAAAGCCGGCTCCCCTGCCCAAGCCGAAGGCGCTCCACACTCCCGCCAAGATCCCCTCGCTCCCCCTGCCCGGCAATTCCCACTGGGGCTGGAAGAATCCCGACGCGGATCTGGTCGAAGCCGGCGAACACGCCGCGCACCAGCGCCTGAAGACCGCCATTTCCAAGCGGCTCGCCACCTACGGCGAGACCCGCGACATCCCCTCCGTCCCCGGCACCTCCCGCCTGTCCCAGGATCTCCGCTTCGGCCTGCTCTCGCCTCGGACCATCTACGCCGAGACCTCCAAGGCCATGGCGAAATCCAAATCCGCCTCGGCGCGATCCGGCATGGAGAAGTTCATCAAGGAGCTCGCCTGGCGGGAATTCTACATGGCCCTCCTCTGGCATTTCCCGAACGTGCTTCATGAGGAGTTCAATCCCGACTGGCGCGGCCTCTGGTGGGCGGAGCCGGACGAGAACTTCGAGGCGTGGAAGGAGGGCCGCACCGGCTTCCCCATCGTCGACGCCGGCATGCGCGAACTCCTCGCCACTGGATTCATGCACAATCGCGTCCGCATGATCACCGCAATGTTCCTCACCAAGGACCTCCACATCGATTGGCGGCTCGGCGAGCAGCACTTCATGCAGCACCTCATCGACGGCGAGATCGCCTCGAACAACGGCGGCTGGCAATGGAGCGCCGGCACCGGAGCCGACGCCGCGCCCTACTTCCGCATCCAAAACCCCTGGTCGCAGGCCAAGCGCTACGATCCCGACGGCATCTACACCAAACGCTGGATCCCCGAGCTGGCAAAAGTGCCCGCGGAAAAACTGTTAGCCCCACCCAAGGACGGCCAGCCCATCGCCCCGGGCTACCCGGTGCCCTGCGTCGATCACTCCGCCGAGCGCGACCGCACGCTCGCGATCTTCAAGAAGCACCGGCGGCGGTGA
- a CDS encoding type II secretion system protein GspG, translating into MRKSTFYGLAAFSGVCAMVCAYVARERFFAVGSCHCSRVDMDFLAIGNALKSYQINAGQPPTTAQGLAALVSVPTSGPKPKRWVQIMKKLPRDAWLNPYRYSLLSPKEYEWRWELRSAGPDGVFGSSDDQAIEEESGRMMASIPEAPEAGSNSRPSY; encoded by the coding sequence ATGAGGAAGTCCACATTCTATGGTTTGGCTGCGTTCAGTGGTGTGTGCGCGATGGTCTGTGCCTATGTGGCAAGGGAGAGGTTCTTCGCGGTCGGTAGCTGCCACTGCAGTCGCGTGGATATGGACTTCCTGGCGATTGGGAATGCCCTCAAGAGCTACCAGATCAACGCAGGACAGCCGCCCACCACCGCCCAAGGATTGGCCGCTCTTGTCAGCGTGCCTACTTCAGGACCCAAGCCAAAGCGCTGGGTTCAAATCATGAAGAAGCTGCCTCGTGATGCTTGGCTGAATCCGTATCGCTACTCGCTGCTGTCTCCGAAAGAATATGAATGGCGCTGGGAGCTTCGTAGTGCGGGGCCGGATGGTGTTTTCGGCAGCAGCGATGACCAAGCGATCGAAGAGGAGTCAGGAAGGATGATGGCATCGATCCCGGAAGCGCCGGAAGCGGGATCGAACTCACGTCCTTCGTATTGA
- the rplQ gene encoding 50S ribosomal protein L17, which translates to MRHRRNTTKLKRTAAHRRSLLANLACSLIEHGRIRTTLAKAKALRPVAEKMIGLGKRGDLHAIRQAVAFLRQKDTVKKLFNEVAPLSKDRQGGYCRITKLGARMTDSAPMAVIEWVDQPIVEEAAEAPAAVAAEPAPVVEEAPAAEEAAAKPAKKKATKKAKAEADAE; encoded by the coding sequence ATGAGACATCGCCGCAATACCACCAAGCTCAAGCGCACCGCCGCCCACCGGCGCTCGCTGCTTGCAAACCTCGCCTGCAGCCTGATTGAGCACGGCCGCATCCGCACCACGCTCGCCAAGGCCAAGGCCCTGCGCCCGGTCGCTGAGAAGATGATCGGCCTCGGCAAGCGTGGAGATCTCCACGCCATCCGCCAGGCTGTCGCATTCCTCCGCCAGAAGGACACCGTGAAGAAGCTCTTCAATGAAGTGGCTCCTCTCTCGAAGGACCGTCAGGGCGGCTACTGCCGTATCACCAAGCTCGGCGCCCGCATGACCGACTCCGCTCCGATGGCCGTCATCGAGTGGGTGGATCAGCCGATCGTGGAAGAAGCCGCTGAGGCTCCCGCCGCCGTCGCCGCTGAACCGGCTCCGGTCGTGGAAGAGGCTCCTGCTGCTGAAGAGGCCGCTGCCAAGCCTGCGAAGAAGAAGGCCACCAAAAAGGCCAAGGCCGAAGCCGACGCCGAGTAA
- a CDS encoding DNA-directed RNA polymerase subunit alpha has protein sequence MSATKLARFELPNRLVKHEDTATETFAQFTAEPFERGYGHTLGNSLRRVLLGSLEGAAITSVRIAGVQHEFSSLPGVVEDVTDIILNLKKVKFAHNDKEPRILTIKVEKEGVVTAGDIQGDNLYDVVNKDQVICTLDKKVKFDCEFEVRVGRGFSTGDENKRKDQPIGVIAIDSIFSPVTRVKYAVDTTRVGQMTDYDKLVLDIWTDGRITPQDALLQASAILRHHLDVFVNYDENAVDFEEAPTESNEENAALKKLLNMSVNEIELSVRAANCLNNANITSVGQLAMKSEAEMLKYRNFGKKSLNEIKDKLSELGLGLGMSLDPSLLSGPVPAVRGPRLGVEEEAPVGLADLIAQNLDD, from the coding sequence ATGTCAGCCACCAAACTTGCTCGTTTCGAGCTCCCGAACCGCCTCGTCAAGCACGAGGACACCGCCACTGAGACGTTTGCCCAGTTCACCGCCGAGCCTTTCGAGCGCGGCTACGGGCACACCCTTGGCAACTCGCTCCGCCGCGTGCTGCTCGGCTCCCTCGAAGGCGCCGCCATCACTTCCGTCCGCATCGCCGGCGTGCAGCATGAATTCTCCAGCCTCCCGGGCGTGGTGGAAGATGTCACCGACATCATCCTGAACCTGAAGAAGGTCAAATTCGCCCACAACGACAAGGAGCCCCGCATCCTCACCATCAAGGTGGAGAAGGAAGGCGTGGTCACCGCCGGTGACATCCAGGGCGACAACCTCTACGACGTGGTTAATAAAGACCAGGTCATCTGCACCCTCGACAAGAAGGTGAAGTTCGACTGCGAGTTCGAAGTCCGCGTCGGCCGTGGTTTCTCCACCGGCGACGAGAACAAGCGCAAGGACCAGCCGATCGGCGTCATCGCCATCGACTCGATCTTCTCCCCGGTCACCCGCGTGAAGTACGCGGTCGACACCACCCGCGTCGGCCAGATGACCGACTACGACAAGCTGGTGCTCGATATCTGGACCGACGGCCGCATCACCCCGCAGGATGCGCTGCTCCAAGCTTCCGCAATTCTTCGCCACCACCTCGACGTGTTCGTCAACTATGACGAGAACGCCGTGGACTTCGAAGAAGCGCCGACCGAATCCAACGAAGAGAACGCCGCTCTCAAGAAGCTTCTCAACATGAGCGTCAACGAGATCGAGCTTTCGGTCCGTGCCGCCAACTGCCTCAACAACGCGAACATCACGTCCGTCGGCCAGCTGGCCATGAAGTCGGAAGCGGAGATGCTCAAGTACCGCAACTTCGGCAAGAAGTCGCTTAACGAGATCAAGGACAAGCTTTCCGAACTCGGCCTCGGCCTCGGAATGTCCCTCGATCCGTCCCTCCTCTCCGGCCCGGTGCCGGCCGTTCGCGGCCCGCGTCTCGGTGTCGAGGAAGAAGCCCCAGTGGGCCTTGCCGACCTGATCGCCCAGAACCTCGACGACTAA
- a CDS encoding TPM domain-containing protein: protein MKCPRCVQVIHRGAGLCPHCGFGIAEMDARHGKDNVSLRRLADVAGLMRSRERGKVQSALDGFSRRFPQLFFAVYTGSAQGGGNLRQFGFWLLNRAAFEDVPVDRPNEAGILLVIDPESKSATLTWGYHLDPFLTEEDTFVCLSRAHAYFIEGRFADGTVVLAEQLGKILRKRAAQARRDPEKFERKVAPPPRTGEIARRIREGHRQMPVKSTEVIP, encoded by the coding sequence ATGAAGTGCCCCCGCTGCGTGCAAGTGATCCACCGTGGGGCGGGTCTGTGCCCGCACTGCGGATTTGGCATCGCGGAAATGGATGCGCGGCATGGGAAGGATAATGTCTCGCTGCGCCGGCTGGCGGATGTCGCGGGCCTGATGCGCAGCCGTGAGCGCGGCAAGGTGCAGTCGGCGCTCGATGGATTTTCCCGGCGCTTCCCGCAGTTGTTTTTCGCGGTGTACACCGGCTCGGCGCAGGGCGGGGGAAATCTGCGGCAGTTCGGATTCTGGCTTTTGAATCGCGCAGCCTTCGAGGACGTGCCGGTGGACCGTCCGAATGAGGCGGGCATCCTGCTGGTGATCGATCCCGAATCAAAGTCGGCGACGCTGACCTGGGGCTATCATCTCGATCCCTTTTTGACGGAGGAGGATACCTTCGTCTGCCTGAGCCGCGCGCACGCCTATTTCATCGAAGGACGCTTTGCGGATGGAACCGTGGTGCTTGCCGAGCAGCTGGGGAAAATCCTGCGCAAGCGAGCTGCCCAGGCACGTCGTGATCCGGAGAAATTCGAGCGCAAGGTGGCACCGCCGCCGCGCACCGGGGAGATCGCGCGGAGAATCCGCGAGGGACATCGGCAGATGCCGGTGAAATCGACGGAGGTGATTCCGTGA
- a CDS encoding RNA-binding S4 domain-containing protein, whose product MSEAVRVDKWLWAVRLFKTRSQAAKACEASRVKCGEKILKPSSELKGGELLELPWSEGPGTRTVRVLGLIEKRVGAPEARLACEEITPPEVIEQRKIWTESRMHRLVGDQGRPTKKNRREIEKNRGFFE is encoded by the coding sequence ATGAGCGAGGCGGTGCGTGTGGACAAGTGGCTGTGGGCGGTGCGGCTTTTCAAGACCCGTAGTCAGGCGGCGAAGGCTTGCGAGGCGAGCCGGGTAAAGTGTGGGGAGAAGATCCTGAAGCCATCGTCGGAGTTGAAGGGGGGCGAGTTGCTGGAGCTGCCATGGTCGGAAGGCCCGGGAACGCGGACGGTGCGGGTGCTTGGTCTGATCGAGAAGCGGGTGGGGGCGCCGGAGGCACGGCTGGCGTGTGAGGAAATCACGCCGCCGGAGGTGATCGAGCAGCGGAAGATTTGGACGGAGAGCCGGATGCATCGCCTGGTAGGCGATCAAGGGCGGCCGACGAAGAAGAACCGGCGCGAGATCGAGAAGAACCGTGGGTTCTTCGAATGA